In Prunus dulcis chromosome 1, ALMONDv2, whole genome shotgun sequence, the following are encoded in one genomic region:
- the LOC117616135 gene encoding uncharacterized protein LOC117616135, with product MKRKAKTLVFLLTLSLFLCKLPGLHGKQSDNDGPQSNTITFTDEDLRGIEVPHNDRLVVSMTVANSTRLDKILVANGASANVLFFHSLKRLGFTERDVEKVEIPRDYVDPISFLGIIALPVTIGDEPRSSTVMVDFWVHASYSFAAYDAIFGIPGLSALRGVSSTYHLLLRFPTEAGIQQVRGDQLLARKLVKKLLQMQVKARDVDTHLNWLVALIPLLIMVFARGNVHPLL from the coding sequence ATGAAGAGGAAGGCCAAAACACTTGTTTTCCTACTCACCCTCTCATTATTTTTATGCAAGCTGCCGGGGCTCCATGGAAAACAAAGCGACAACGATGGCCCACAGAGCAACACAATCACCTTCACGGATGAAGACCTTAGGGGAATTGAAGTCCCTCACAACGACCGCCTTGTGGTCTCCATGACCGTCGCAAACTCTACAAGACTAGACAAGATTCTCGTGGCCAACGGCGCTTCAGCCAACGTTCTTTTCTTCCACTCCTTAAAGCGATTAGGGTTTACAGAGAGAGACGTGGAGAAGGTGGAGATTCCCCGTGATTATGTAGACCCTATTTCGTTTTTGGGGATAATAGCTCTCCCGGTGACGATTGGGGACGAGCCGAGATCAAGCACGGTCATGGTGGACTTCTGGGTGCATGCGAGCTACTCCTTTGCAGCATACGACGCCATTTTTGGCATACCGGGGTTAAGCGCACTGCGGGGAGTATCGTCTACTTACCACCTTCTCCTCCGGTTCCCCACCGAAGCCGGAATCCAACAAGTTCGAGGCGATCAGCTACTAGCTAGAAAGTTGGTGAAGAAGCTCCTGCAGATGCAAGTGAAGGCCAGGGACGTTGACACCCATTTGAACTGGTTGGTGGCTTTAATACCGTTACTTATTATGGTTTTTGCAAGAGGCAATGTCCATCCCTTGCTCTAA